The following proteins are encoded in a genomic region of Methanobrevibacter sp.:
- a CDS encoding Ig-like domain repeat protein, producing MKSKLFLIIIVLLIGISAVSAENNTTTFADVQNAIDSDCQIIYLNNTSYISEGHGIVINKDIILDGAYENGTGKSTLNGNGLSNIITITNNYSVVLKNINFINGNSKFNGGAISLNNGTLVICDCEFNNNTALNGGAIYSAGNLNIYDGYFSNNTCKNTGETIYCENEYILLSNSYLNSNLEFSSEVYIDSVNSTNLKAQFQVGSDIFLKFIGNENYQLLMYNSSYNGSLPSRYDLRDYNLTSPVLNQGETGTCWAQATIATLESCILKATNGERVLTHEEKLSVENLLNLIIKYTNGQATYSSGGIFEFALPYLTSWMGPVKEVDDPWLGYYIDSPILNSLIHVQNAYNIEKRNNDTDLDNLKKAILDYGAVYTSYTDYTLFRTTKGDYYNPYSEAPNHAVCIVGWDDNYDRHNFKAVGGEYPEGNGAFIVQNSWGSVWGRGGYFYVSYYDKTFYRGNDAWTFIFNDTLRYNKNYQNELYGKGYAYYTNKQITVDNTFKAIADDYLVAFGTYFDNLCDYKAQIYVNDISVLNQTGTKNQIGYYTIELDKYIPIKTGDKFTIQLTYSSLNDENIRVYLAYGQRTAPIKAFTSQYLFESVQNKIDYAKDNSEIFLSNKTYIASTDEKTIVINKNITINGAKNNGAGFSILDANNLISIFEIAKGCSVTLKNLYLINSNGSAIIVNKGSSATILNSNFSNNKGEYGNSILINGEGIIKNCIFNNKNAGISEIYVNGTVEFENNKINSKTANIYNNGTITSETNLVINNADTSLNKPVRIIASLTDDSGNAIETDNLNIDNIGQMSYLDNGYYLDYTPRTVGQYSLTSTNARLTKLNVKKGVLTVRLTDDIIITGGDFVYGTKPFVTLYLPDNKLGKYNIYIDNNKITTFTVSTTETNINIANLNVGNHIIKIESVDNAKYFNTTNVNVLKATPILEFTVNDITYGEKTQIEISLTDMGQSPLNESVTVTVNGKTQAITLANGKATLTISEILPAKTYAVTVNFAGNNNYLSAAKEKTFVVNKKSSNIQLTANNIVYGDATTATAKLDSATTGVVKFYLNGNYIGSSRIVNGDSKYNLNNLNAGNYLIKAVYDGDGNYNSIESQNMQFNVAKKETAMNIISNNMKYGENGQFTISVLPTATGTITLYINDKYYGESNINNGISVFTINPLPIGRYNGLVVYTGDGNHLKNNAPFVFEVEKLKGSIQYELLNNVAGDAKLKVTTPIEDNNNVKISVNGQNQNIQLNNGIGIIDLNKLNKGNHSISIQYEGNIYEVNDVNGQITILPPIKLESEDIYMYHKDGTKYEVTLLDAYGNPIANKAVTLTLNGTNFKNLKYDRTTDTNGIANLPIGLNVGEYTIAASYGTESITNKISVNTPSYKLSEYKDITMKQKDGTKYTIKLTDEKGNPQTGKTITLYLNGANFKNLKYDRTTDTNGIASLPIGLNIGEYTITAKYETQTATTKIKVLKPTATTYKLTEYKDITMKQKDGTKYTIKLTDEKGNPQTGKTITLYLNGANFKNLKYDRTTDANGIANLPIGLNVGEYTITAIYETQSITTKITVLNQNAQTPTTYKLTEYKDITMKQKDGTKYTIKLTDEKGNPQTGKTITLYLNGANFKNLKYDRTTDTNGIANLPIELAPGQYTITATYQTQTITTKITVLAVN from the coding sequence GTGTTGTTTTAAAAAATATTAACTTCATAAATGGAAATAGCAAATTTAACGGAGGAGCAATTTCACTTAACAACGGAACATTAGTTATCTGCGATTGTGAATTTAACAACAATACTGCTTTGAACGGTGGTGCAATATATTCTGCAGGGAATTTGAACATTTATGACGGATATTTTTCAAACAATACATGTAAAAACACTGGAGAAACAATCTATTGTGAAAATGAGTACATTTTATTATCCAATAGCTATTTAAATAGCAATTTAGAATTTTCTTCAGAGGTATATATTGACAGCGTAAATTCAACAAATCTAAAAGCACAATTCCAAGTTGGAAGCGACATTTTTTTAAAATTTATTGGAAATGAAAATTACCAACTTTTAATGTACAACTCATCCTATAATGGGAGTTTGCCATCAAGATATGATTTAAGAGACTATAATCTTACATCCCCAGTTTTAAACCAGGGAGAAACTGGAACCTGTTGGGCACAAGCTACAATAGCCACATTGGAATCATGTATTTTAAAAGCAACTAATGGAGAAAGAGTATTAACCCATGAAGAAAAATTATCTGTTGAAAATTTACTTAATTTGATTATCAAATACACAAATGGCCAAGCAACATACAGCAGCGGAGGTATTTTTGAATTTGCATTGCCATATTTAACCTCATGGATGGGTCCTGTTAAAGAGGTGGACGACCCTTGGTTAGGATATTATATAGATTCTCCAATATTAAACAGTTTAATTCACGTTCAAAATGCATACAATATTGAAAAACGTAATAATGATACTGATCTTGACAATCTAAAAAAAGCTATTTTAGACTATGGTGCAGTTTATACTTCATACACTGACTATACATTATTCCGTACCACAAAAGGAGACTATTACAACCCATACTCCGAAGCTCCAAATCATGCAGTCTGTATTGTCGGATGGGATGATAACTACGACAGACACAATTTCAAAGCTGTTGGAGGAGAGTATCCTGAAGGAAACGGAGCATTCATAGTTCAAAACAGTTGGGGATCCGTTTGGGGTCGTGGTGGTTATTTCTATGTATCATACTATGATAAAACATTCTACAGAGGAAATGATGCATGGACATTTATTTTCAATGATACATTAAGATACAATAAAAATTATCAAAACGAATTATATGGAAAAGGATATGCCTACTACACCAACAAACAGATTACAGTTGACAATACATTTAAAGCCATAGCAGACGATTACCTTGTAGCATTCGGAACATATTTCGATAACTTATGTGATTATAAAGCTCAAATTTATGTAAATGACATATCAGTTTTAAATCAAACCGGAACAAAAAATCAAATCGGATACTACACAATAGAACTGGACAAATACATACCAATAAAAACCGGAGACAAATTCACAATACAATTAACCTATTCCAGCTTAAACGATGAAAACATTAGAGTTTACTTAGCATACGGTCAAAGAACCGCACCTATTAAAGCGTTTACTTCCCAATATCTCTTTGAATCTGTACAAAATAAAATAGATTATGCAAAAGACAATTCTGAGATTTTCTTAAGCAACAAGACATATATCGCTTCAACTGATGAAAAAACAATTGTAATAAATAAAAATATAACAATCAATGGTGCAAAAAACAATGGCGCTGGATTTTCAATACTAGATGCCAATAATTTGATTTCAATTTTTGAAATAGCAAAAGGATGTAGCGTTACCCTTAAAAATCTTTATTTGATTAATTCAAATGGATCTGCAATAATTGTAAATAAAGGATCAAGTGCAACAATATTGAATTCAAATTTCAGCAACAATAAAGGAGAATACGGAAATTCTATTCTTATAAATGGGGAAGGGATAATTAAAAACTGTATTTTCAATAACAAAAATGCTGGAATAAGTGAAATATATGTAAATGGAACTGTTGAATTTGAAAACAATAAAATCAACTCAAAAACAGCCAATATTTACAACAACGGAACAATTACAAGTGAAACCAATTTAGTAATAAATAATGCAGATACTTCATTGAACAAGCCTGTAAGAATAATTGCTAGTTTAACTGATGATAGTGGAAATGCAATTGAAACCGATAACTTGAACATTGACAACATTGGCCAGATGTCCTATTTGGACAACGGATATTATTTAGATTACACTCCAAGAACCGTTGGTCAATATTCATTAACTAGTACAAATGCAAGATTAACAAAATTAAACGTTAAAAAAGGCGTTTTAACTGTCAGACTTACTGATGACATCATAATAACAGGTGGAGATTTCGTTTATGGAACCAAACCGTTTGTAACACTTTATTTGCCTGACAATAAGTTAGGAAAATATAATATTTACATAGACAATAACAAGATCACCACATTTACAGTAAGCACTACAGAAACAAATATCAATATTGCAAACTTGAACGTTGGAAATCACATTATAAAAATTGAAAGTGTTGACAATGCAAAATACTTCAATACAACAAATGTTAATGTTTTAAAAGCAACACCAATATTAGAATTTACTGTAAATGACATAACCTATGGAGAAAAGACTCAAATCGAAATATCATTAACAGATATGGGCCAATCACCATTAAATGAATCTGTTACTGTAACCGTTAATGGAAAAACACAGGCAATAACTTTAGCAAATGGAAAAGCTACATTAACAATTTCAGAAATATTGCCTGCTAAAACATATGCAGTAACTGTAAATTTTGCAGGAAACAACAATTATCTTTCAGCTGCGAAAGAGAAAACATTTGTTGTTAATAAAAAATCATCAAATATACAATTAACTGCAAATAACATTGTTTATGGAGATGCAACCACAGCAACTGCCAAATTGGATTCAGCAACCACAGGAGTTGTTAAATTCTACTTAAATGGAAATTATATTGGAAGTTCCAGAATTGTGAATGGTGATTCAAAATACAATTTAAATAATCTTAATGCAGGAAATTACTTAATAAAAGCTGTTTATGATGGAGATGGGAATTATAATTCAATAGAAAGTCAGAATATGCAATTTAACGTTGCTAAAAAAGAAACAGCAATGAACATTATTTCAAATAACATGAAATATGGTGAAAATGGCCAATTTACAATATCTGTTTTGCCAACAGCAACAGGAACAATAACACTTTATATAAATGACAAATATTATGGAGAAAGCAACATAAACAACGGAATCTCTGTTTTCACCATCAATCCACTCCCAATAGGAAGATATAATGGACTTGTTGTTTATACCGGAGATGGCAACCATTTGAAAAATAATGCCCCATTTGTCTTCGAAGTTGAAAAACTCAAAGGATCAATCCAATATGAATTGTTAAATAATGTTGCTGGAGATGCCAAACTTAAAGTTACAACTCCAATTGAAGACAACAATAATGTGAAAATTTCAGTAAATGGCCAAAACCAAAACATCCAATTGAATAATGGAATAGGAATTATAGATTTAAATAAACTCAATAAAGGAAACCATTCTATTTCAATCCAATATGAAGGAAATATTTATGAGGTAAACGATGTAAATGGACAGATAACAATTTTGCCACCGATAAAATTAGAATCAGAAGACATTTACATGTACCATAAAGATGGAACCAAATATGAAGTTACTCTACTAGATGCATATGGAAATCCAATAGCTAATAAGGCAGTTACCTTAACACTAAACGGAACAAACTTCAAAAACCTAAAATACGACAGAACAACCGACACCAACGGAATAGCTAATTTACCAATAGGCCTTAATGTGGGAGAATATACTATTGCTGCAAGCTATGGTACTGAATCAATTACCAATAAGATTAGTGTAAATACCCCATCTTACAAATTAAGTGAGTACAAAGACATCACAATGAAACAAAAAGACGGAACAAAATACACCATAAAACTAACAGACGAAAAAGGAAACCCACAAACAGGAAAAACAATAACACTCTATCTCAACGGAGCAAACTTCAAAAACCTAAAATACGACAGAACAACCGACACCAACGGAATAGCTAGCTTGCCAATCGGCCTTAATATAGGAGAATACACAATAACAGCAAAATATGAAACACAAACAGCAACAACAAAAATCAAGGTATTGAAACCTACGGCAACAACTTACAAACTAACAGAATACAAAGACATCACAATGAAACAAAAAGACGGAACAAAATACACCATAAAACTAACAGACGAAAAAGGAAACCCACAAACAGGAAAAACAATAACACTCTATCTTAACGGAGCAAACTTCAAAAACCTAAAATACGACAGAACAACCGATGCAAATGGTATAGCTAATTTACCAATAGGCCTTAATGTGGGAGAGTATACAATAACAGCAATTTATGAAACACAATCCATAACAACCAAAATCACAGTATTGAACCAAAACGCACAAACCCCAACAACCTACAAACTAACAGAATACAAAGACATCACAATGAAACAAAAAGACGGAACAAAATACACCATAAAACTAACAGACGAAAAAGGAAACCCACAAACAGGAAAAACAATAACACTCTATCTCAACGGAGCAAACTTCAAAAACCTAAAATACGACAGAACAACCGACACCAACGGAATAGCAAACCTACCAATAGAACTAGCACCAGGACAATACACAATAACAGCAACATACCAAACACAAACAATAACAACCAAAATCACAGTATTAGCTGTAAATTAG
- a CDS encoding DUF4013 domain-containing protein — MILDIYKDSFEYAGQNIKVLLKLGLLSIFSFLIIPIFLIAGYQYRVIESGTKGMVGGEDKLPEFDNFTGMFVDGLKMIIVQFIYLFIPIVVFIIIGTIGQTINNDAISSLGAIIGIILFIISVFYSFLAVPNMIANEGSLKAAFDFKRINEIIKMIGVGRFIITFIGLMLLCVVISAVVAAILIGIFGVFGIAIGSFNPAAFGGVMIGGLIIYEAIFSFIVTPYLGIFSSRVTGLIYGLGE; from the coding sequence ATGATTTTGGATATTTATAAAGATTCATTTGAATATGCGGGACAAAATATTAAGGTCCTTCTTAAATTAGGATTATTGTCCATTTTTAGCTTTCTCATAATCCCAATTTTCTTAATTGCGGGTTATCAATACAGAGTTATTGAAAGTGGAACCAAAGGAATGGTGGGTGGTGAAGACAAACTTCCTGAATTCGATAATTTTACAGGCATGTTTGTTGACGGACTTAAAATGATTATTGTTCAATTTATATATTTATTCATTCCAATTGTGGTATTTATTATTATAGGTACTATAGGTCAAACAATCAATAATGATGCTATTTCAAGTCTCGGAGCAATTATTGGAATAATTTTATTCATTATTTCTGTATTCTATTCATTCTTAGCAGTACCAAACATGATTGCTAATGAAGGATCATTAAAAGCAGCATTTGACTTTAAAAGGATAAATGAAATTATAAAAATGATAGGTGTTGGAAGGTTTATTATTACATTCATAGGTTTAATGTTATTATGTGTTGTAATATCAGCAGTTGTTGCTGCAATTCTTATTGGAATATTTGGAGTATTTGGTATTGCAATTGGAAGTTTCAACCCTGCTGCTTTTGGAGGAGTAATGATTGGAGGATTAATTATCTATGAGGCAATATTCTCTTTTATTGTAACTCCATACTTAGGAATCTTTTCATCACGTGTAACTGGACTTATATATGGGCTTGGTGAATAA
- a CDS encoding CPBP family intramembrane glutamic endopeptidase gives MTTINEELNQISIIRLLIVGIVTIFAMVIIEDLFLIEVPYDLLWIVLTVYIAYKLKGCSLDFHNKLSDAFKTSNIKLITWIVILNLIFSYGMIYLSILFIGTSFDLSNSIAHASGLFAVGTAISTIIIAPVSEELVFRGVIFNRLNKRINVILAILISSILFGLCHDYGGMFSAFIFGICMCILYIKTDNIFVPMGAHFLNNLISEILDFIDPAGDFFYDPTIICIILVLAFIVFIVLMYYIVKELKAINKNNN, from the coding sequence ATGACAACAATTAATGAAGAATTAAATCAAATTTCAATTATACGTCTATTGATAGTTGGAATTGTAACTATTTTTGCAATGGTTATTATTGAAGATCTATTTTTAATTGAAGTTCCATATGACTTGCTATGGATTGTTTTGACTGTTTACATTGCTTATAAACTGAAGGGATGTTCTTTAGATTTTCATAATAAACTATCTGACGCATTCAAAACTTCAAATATAAAGTTAATCACATGGATTGTTATATTAAATTTAATCTTTTCATATGGTATGATTTATTTATCTATTTTATTCATTGGAACAAGTTTTGACTTATCCAATAGCATTGCCCATGCATCTGGTTTATTTGCAGTAGGTACAGCTATCAGTACAATCATAATAGCTCCAGTTTCCGAAGAACTAGTATTTAGGGGAGTTATTTTTAATAGATTAAATAAACGTATTAATGTTATTTTAGCAATATTGATTTCTTCAATCCTTTTTGGATTATGTCATGATTATGGCGGGATGTTTTCAGCATTCATATTTGGAATATGTATGTGTATCCTATACATAAAAACAGATAATATTTTTGTTCCAATGGGGGCTCACTTTTTAAACAATTTAATCTCAGAAATTCTTGATTTCATTGACCCTGCTGGAGATTTCTTTTATGATCCAACAATAATATGCATAATTTTAGTTTTGGCTTTTATAGTGTTTATTGTATTGATGTATTATATTGTAAAAGAATTGAAAGCCATTAATAAAAATAATAATTAG
- a CDS encoding helix-turn-helix transcriptional regulator, with the protein MKTNIKELRKEVGLSQQKLGDLVGVTRQTINALENARYNPSLLLAYKITKILEKDLIEEVFILDDDE; encoded by the coding sequence TTGAAAACCAATATTAAAGAACTAAGAAAAGAGGTTGGATTAAGCCAACAAAAATTAGGGGATTTGGTTGGTGTTACAAGACAGACCATAAATGCTCTTGAAAATGCCAGATATAATCCTTCTTTATTATTGGCTTATAAAATTACAAAAATATTGGAAAAAGATCTTATAGAAGAAGTTTTTATCTTAGATGATGATGAGTAA
- a CDS encoding DUF4013 domain-containing protein: MALTDILKKGLKYPQHDFKNAVLFSLLLLLGTILSNIGNHFSLSKANINSIAGAQNLNEVINGLSTVLTPTQVAILIIFSIASFIVSLFASGYIYRVYEGEDELPHFEDYKLMLIQGIKVFIVNLAYCIIPIILLVLGLYIAAFNSDIANLLIAVSVILGAILIFFISPFAIANMVKENSFKQAFNFNAIGSRIYRIGIIPYLVTVILMGVIEMIIVIAFGVVMLILSLFVVMNPIIGIIVLFIMLFVGSIVCGYVNLFTNKVYQLLYS; the protein is encoded by the coding sequence ATGGCTTTAACTGATATACTTAAAAAAGGTTTAAAATATCCACAGCATGATTTTAAAAATGCTGTGTTATTTTCCCTTCTTTTGCTTTTAGGAACAATTTTATCAAATATTGGAAATCACTTCTCACTTTCAAAAGCAAATATTAATTCAATTGCAGGAGCACAAAATTTAAATGAAGTGATTAATGGATTATCAACTGTTCTTACTCCAACACAAGTAGCCATTCTAATAATATTTTCCATTGCATCGTTTATAGTCTCATTATTTGCAAGTGGTTACATTTATAGGGTTTATGAAGGTGAGGATGAATTGCCTCACTTTGAGGACTATAAATTAATGCTCATTCAGGGAATTAAAGTATTCATAGTAAACTTGGCATACTGTATTATTCCAATTATCCTATTGGTTTTAGGACTTTATATTGCAGCTTTTAATTCAGATATTGCAAATTTATTAATTGCTGTAAGTGTAATTCTCGGAGCAATATTAATATTCTTCATATCTCCATTCGCAATAGCAAATATGGTTAAGGAAAATAGTTTTAAACAAGCTTTTAATTTTAATGCAATTGGAAGCAGAATATATAGGATAGGTATTATCCCATATTTGGTTACTGTAATATTGATGGGGGTTATTGAAATGATTATAGTGATTGCTTTCGGAGTAGTGATGTTAATATTGTCCCTGTTTGTAGTGATGAATCCAATAATTGGAATAATTGTGTTATTCATAATGTTATTTGTTGGTTCTATTGTTTGTGGGTACGTAAACCTATTTACTAATAAGGTATATCAATTATTATACAGCTAA